A section of the Citrus sinensis cultivar Valencia sweet orange chromosome 8, DVS_A1.0, whole genome shotgun sequence genome encodes:
- the LOC102614979 gene encoding agamous-like MADS-box protein AGL82, producing MGRGKLTMQLIEKEKARMITYQKRKRGLKKKAEEFSTLCGVPTCMIIYGPRLNNRPVDVEIWPKDEKDFMQVVNLYKDKAYSSVRGVKSLSLFDFFADRKRKVDENIAKTRKANYESLFSTDDWDEMINRFSIDQLKQMLVVFDEYIDVATRKLTIMRGQQQSCIAAADHHRDQALQMIPYNYDLNPVDNPMMMLMMNGGDQMGSSMYNSMQYARCFDPMMGAMINNRLMMMNNPRADVGIFGTTILQPLQHYEQQLPLLPSIYSSQMHGF from the coding sequence atgggaCGTGGGAAACTAACAATGCAACTCATTGAGAAGGAGAAGGCTCGGATGATAACGTATCAAAAACGAAAGAGAGGTCTGAAGAAGAAGGCGGAAGAATTCTCCACCCTTTGCGGGGTTCCGACGTGCATGATAATCTACGGTCCACGGCTCAACAACCGCCCCGTCGACGTGGAAATTTGGCctaaagatgaaaaagatttCATGCAAGTGGTTAACTTGTATAAGGACAAGGCTTATTCTTCAGTACGCGGAGTGAAATCCCTCAGCCTGTTTGACTTTTTTGCCGATCGGAAGCGAAAAGTTGATGAGAATATCGCCAAGACCCGTAAGGCTAATTATGAATCACTGTTTTCTACTGATGACTGGGATGAGATGATCAATCGGTTTTCGATTGATCAACTTAAGCAGATGCTTGTTGTGTTTGATGAGTACATTGATGTCGCAACCAGGAAGCTTACAATAATGAGAGGGCAACAACAAAGCTGCATAGCTGCTGCTGATCATCATCGTGATCAGGCTCTTCAGATGATTCCTTATAATTATGACTTGAATCCGGTTGATAATCCAatgatgatgttgatgatgaacGGCGGTGATCAGATGGGTAGTTCGATGTACAATTCAATGCAGTATGCAAGGTGTTTCGATCCAATGATGGGTGCAATGATTAACAACcgtttgatgatgatgaacaatCCAAGGGCTGATGTCGGTATTTTTGGTACAACAATATTGCAGCCATTGCAGCACTATGAGCAGCAGCTTCCTCTTCTTCCGAGTATTTATTCTTCTCAAATGCATGGCTTTTAA